The following is a genomic window from Thioclava electrotropha.
ATTTCCGCGTCAGATAAGCCAGCAGCGGAGTCTCGGTCGGCTCAAAGCCGCAGGCATGCTGGATCGTCTGGCGCGGGGTGCGCAACCCGCCGTGGACCCGCAGGTTCTCATCGAGCCATTGCTTGGCGGGGCTCGCATCGCCCTCGGCCAATGCGGCGTCGATACCCGGCGTGACCGCGCGCATCGCCTCGTCGAGACAGCCCGCATAGACATTGCCCAGTGCATAGGTCGGGAAATAGCCGAACAGCCCCACCGACCAATGCACATCCTGTAGGAAGCCCTGGCTGGGTTTGGTGACCTTCACGCCGAAATCCTGCTCGAAGCGGGCATTCCACGCTTCTTCGAGATCCGCGACCTCGAGCTTGCCCGAGATCAGGTCGCGCTCCAGATCGAAGCGCAGCATGATGTGGAGATTGTAGTTCAGCTCGTCCGATTCCGTGCGGATGAAGCCCATATCGACGCGATTGACCAGCGCGTGGAAGGCCTCCGTATCCATGCCGAGATCGCCGAACGCATCGGTCATGCGCTGATGCAGCCAGCCAGTGAACGGGGCCGAGCGGCCCAGCTGGTTCTCGTAGATCCGGCTCTGGCTCTCATGCACGCCCATCGAGACGCCATGGCCCAGCGGGGTGAAGCGATAGGCCGGGTTGATCGCCTGCTCGTAGGTGGCGTGGCCGACCTCGTGGATCGTCGAATAGATATTGCCGAACGGGTCGGATTCAGAGATCCGGGTGGTGATACGCGCATCGTCGCCACCGCCCGAGGAGAATGGATGGACCGACATATCCAACCGCCCGCGCGTCCAGTCATAGCCGAAGGCGGAGGCGCATTTGCGCGCCAGCCGCAGCTGGGCGTTCTCGGGGAAGACCTTGTCGAAGGGCTGCGGCGAGACCTCCGAGCCCAGCACCCGGTCGCGCAGTTCCACCAGCGGGCCGCGCATCCGGTCGAAGACGGTAGCGATTTCCTTCGACGTCGCGCCCGGCTCATAGTCGTCGAGCAGCGCATCGTAGAGATTGCCCTCGGATAGGCATTCGGCCTCTTCACGCTTGAGACGCACGACCTCTTCCAGCGTCGGCAGGAAGGCGGAGGCATCCTCATTGGCGCGGGCTTCCGCCCAGATGCCTTGGGACAGCGAGGTCAGACGCGCCATCTCGGTCGCGAGGCGCGCCGGGATGCGGGTCGCGCGGTTGTAGCTGCGCCCCACCAGATCGAGGACGCGCGCGCTGACCGCATCATCGGCCTCGGCGCGGGCCAGCCAATCCTCGATGCGCGGATCGGTGCGGCGCGCATGCAGCACCGATTCCAGCGCGGCGGATTCCTCGGCGCGCTGATCGGCGGCGCCGCGCGGCATCATCACCTCTTGGTCCCAGCTTAGCAGCCCGGCGATATTGCCCAGCGCTTCGGTTTCGCGCTGATGCGCGAGCAGGTCCTGATAGGCGCTCATACGCGGCCCTCCCGGATGGAACGAACAAGGGGGAAGCGCGCCATATGACGCGCGCGGATCACGAGGACCCAGGTGATGATAGCACCGAACTGGTGGATGAGACCCAGCCACCAGTAATTCACCAGCTCAAGCGCAGTGGTGATGCCCAGCACCATCTGGAAGAAGATCATCGCCGCCATCAACGCGAAGGCTTCCTTGGTGCGCGGATGGGCCGAACTGCGCGCGCGCCATGCGGCATAGAGGCCGGACGCGAAGACGAGATAGCCGACCATGCGGTGCATGAACTGCACGAGCGCCGGGTTCTCGAAGAAGTTGCGCCAGATCGGCGTGTAATCGAAGCTTTCGGAGGGCAGGAACTGCCCGTTCATCGAGGGCCATGTCGGGAAGGCGAGACCGGCATCGATCCCCGCGGTCAGCGCACCGAGGATGATCTGCACGAAGACGAGCCCGATCAGCACCGAGCCGATCCGGGTCAGGCGCGGCTCGGCCAGGCGGCGGGCCTGCAACAGCGCCGATTCCGGGCGCGAGAGCTGCAGCGCGAACCAGGAGATCAGGCCGAGGATGATGAAGGCGAGGCCGAGGTGCGTGGCCAGCCGGTAGGAGGCGACCGAGGTCATCCGCCCCACGAGGCCCGAGGACACCATCCACCAGCCGATCGCGCCTTGCAGACCGCCCAAGACCCCGAGGCTGAACAGCCTTCCCGTCCATCCCGTCGGGATCTTCTTGGTCAGCCAGAAGCCGATGAAGCCGATGAACCAGACCATGCCGATCAGGCGGCCCAGCTGCCGGTGGCCCCATTCCCACCAGAAGATGCCCTTGAACTCGGACACGGTCATGTTGGGGTTCATGTATTTGAACTGCGGGCTCTCTTTGTAATGGGTGAATTCCGCCTGCCAGTCCGCATCGCTCATCGGCGGGATCGCCCCCGAGATCGGATCCCAGCGCGTGATCGACAGCCCGCTATCGGTGAGGCGCGTGGCCCCGCCCACGGCGATCATCGCCACGACCAGCGTGAACAGCACGAACAGCCACATCCGGATCGCCCGGCGCGCACCACGGGGCTTTGCGTCGATCATGCCGCCCTTGGGCTCGGCCCGCGTAGTGGTGCCCTCCGATCCAACTTCCTCGAAGATGCTGCGTTTCTCGCTCATGCGTTCGGGCCCCCGGCTTGTCTGTCGCCTGTTCTCGGCAAAAATTTGCGCGAGGGCAAACTAGGCCGCCCCCTCACCGGGGGCAAGGGGGCGGGAAGGCGCAGGGCGCGCGGTCTCGGGGCACTTAGACGTGATCGGACAACGTCAGTCGAAATCCTCGCGGATGATGCGGTCTTCCTCGACGCCAAGCTCCTTCAACGTGGCCTCGATCTCATCGACCATCTGGTCGGGACCGCAGATGTAGAACTTGCCGCTCTCCTTCTCGACGAAGGGCGCGAGGAAGCCGCGATCGACATGCATCGAAACGACGCCCTTGCCGGGGTCGCTCTGGTCGGTGACGGTCCAGACGGTCTCCAGCCCCTTCATCGCCTCGAACTCGTCGCGCAGGATGATGTCGGCTTCCGTCTTGTTCGAGAAGATCAGGCGGCAGCCTTCGAGCGTGCCTTCGCGGGCCAAACGCGCGCGCAGGATCGAGATGAAGGGCGTCACCCCTGCCCCGCCTGCGATGAAGGTGCCGGGGCCTTCATCCTTGATCGCGCCCCACGGATCGGAGACCTCGACGGTCTCGCCGGGCGTGAGCGTCGCGATCTGCTCGGTCACGCCATCATGGTCGGGATAGCTCTTGATGACGAATTCCAGCGTGTCGCCATCTACCGGGTTGGTGAAGGTGAAGGGGCGCTGCTCGTCGGTCCAGCCTTCGCGGGTCAGGTTCAGATCGACCGCCTGACCGGGCGCGAAGTCGAACCCTTCGGGGCGCGGGAAGACGAGGTGATGCGTGTCATGGGTGACGGGGGAAATGCTTTGCAATTCGAGACGGGTGCTCATGGAGGGCTCCTTTCGTTGAAGAGCGAACGCGAGGCTTTGCGCAGACGTTCCCACTCGACTGGGCGGATCGCAAAGAAAAGGGCCGCGCGAGGGGATGTCGCGCGGCCCTTGGCGTTCTGGCAGTTGGCTGCTTGGCTCAGAGGCCCAGCGCCGCACGGATTTGATCGGCCACACCTTCGACGAGTTGCGGGTTGTCACGCGCGCTTTGCACCGCTGTGCGCAATTGCTCCTTCGTCGCTTCGGGCAGCTCGGACGTGTCGACGATATCCATCACCCGGTCCGCGTCGAACCCTTCCACGGTCAGCGCCTTCGCCGCGCTCATCACGCCCTGCGCCGGCACCGGCTTTTGCGTGTCGCCACCGCTCGCAGTGCCTGCGGGGGCCGCCGACTGTGCGGCATTGGTCGCGGCGGCTGCGGCGTCGGCTGCGGCATTGGCGGCTTGGCTGGCGGCATCGGCTGCCGCTTTCGCCGCCGTGCTCGCGCCTTCGACAGCGCTATCGGTCGCCTCCTCTTGCGCGCCGCTGGCCGCCGAGGCAGCCGCATTCGCAGCTTTCGCGGCCGCTTCCGCAGCCGTCGTTGCAGCCTTCGCGGCATCGGTGGCAGCCGCGCTGGCCGTATCGCTTGAGGAGTCCATCGTGGCTGTCGCGGCCTTGCTTGCAGCGGAGGCGGCGTCCTTGGCCGCGTCACTCGCGTCGCTTGCCGCCTGCTGCGCGGTCTCGGTCGCTTTCGAGATGGTGTCGGCGGCGCTTTGAGCGGCGTCGGTGGCGGCGCTTTGAGCGGCGTCGGTGGCGGCGCTTTGTGTCTGATCGGCTCCGCTCTGCGCAGCCTCTTTCGCGGCATCGGCGGCATCCGCCGCCGCGTTCGAGCCCGTATCCATCGCGCCCGAGGCCTTTTCCTTCACGCTGTCGGCCGCGTCGGACGCCGCTTGGCTCGCCTTATCAGCGGCGGCCTTCACCGACTCGCCCGCAGACTTCACCGCATCGCTGGCCTTGTCCGCCATGCTCTTGTCGCCAGTCTCAGTGCCAGCCGCTGCGTTGGTTGTCGTATCGGTCGCGTCGGGCGAGTCTGTGATATCGGTATTGAGGATGATCAGTCCGGCGGCCACCGCCAACACCACGATCGCCGCTGCCACAATCTTGTTCATCACGCTTTTTCCCTTGATTGTCTCTCTCTGCGGGCGCTATTCACCCCGCCTCGACCACTGGGCACAGCCACGCACACGGACCGCAATCGCGCCGCAAACGCCTTTGCCCTGCCCGGCAGGACACAACGCGTTTCCTCCCTGCCCGGTTCCCGTGCCTTTGCGGTTGAATACGGCGGCACTCGGGACTATCTTTTCCGCCCGAAATTACTCAATGGCTACAGAAGGATTCCCACCATAGCCCGCAGACCCCATAACGCCCCGCCGACCCGTGACACCGGCCCCCGAGTGAACGGCCGCATTCGTGCGACCGAGATCCGCCTGATCGGTGCCGAGGGTGAGAATGTCGGCGTGGTTACCCCGCGCGAAGCGATGACCATGGCCGAAGAGGCCGGGCTCGATCTCGTCGAGATCTCGCCCAACGCCAATCCGCCCGTCTGCAAGATCATGGATTTCGGCAAGTTCAAATACGAACAGCAAAAGCGCGAAGCCGAAGCCCGCAAGAAGCAGAAGACGATCGAAATCAAGGAAGTCAAATTCCGCCCGGGCACCGATGTGCACGACTATGACGTCAAGATGCGCAACGTGGTGAAGTTCCTCGAGAACGGCGACAAGGTGAAGGTCACCCTGCGCTTCCGCGGTCGCGAAATGGCGCACCAGGATCTGGGTCTCGAATTGCTCAACCGCGTCCGCACCGATGTGGGCGAGCTTGGCAAGGTCGAGAACATGCCCAAGCTCGAAGGCCGCCAGATGGTGATGATGATCGCCCCGGCGAAATAACCGCCAGAGCATCGCGAGATGGTTTGAACCCTCCCCTCACCGGGAGGGTTTTTTCATGGCCCGTTGGGGGTGGTTCTCGCGTTTCGGGGGGATGGAAAATTAAAGCGCCGCGGGAGGGAGACCCGCGGCGCATTTTGGGGAAGAGACGAGGGAGAACGTCTGTTCCTCTGGTCGGGTTCTGTGCGGTTTGGGCCGCGTCAGGGAGATCAAGAACCCGATGCACTTGTGATATGGGAGTATCCGTGTGCTGAACTTGACTTAGGTCAAAATTCATCCGGTTTGAACTGCGACAAACTGTTCCAATGGTCACGTTTCTGGCAGGGTCGGTGAGCCGCGTGTGAGGAAAACCTTACCGGAAGCCTGACACCCCGCCTTCGGACCTGTCTTTTCGGGCTCTCAAGACACACGGCGCGATCACGCGAGCGACTCGCCCCGACCGAACTTTCAGTGCCTTTTTCTTCCCGTCCCATCCGGTCTTGCGCGCGCGCCTCCGCAATTGCCCCGGTTTCGCCATTCCCACCGCGCGAAATCGCCCCGTTCGGAGGCGAAATCGTGACCCGGACAGGTGCGGCCCGGAATCGGGTCGGCGGCGATTGCGCGCTCTTTATCGCGTCACCCCCTGCGTGCTAGTTGGAACGAGAGGCAGTTTCGAGATCGATATGGGCAAGCAACGAGTGATCCGGCGCAGGATGCAGGCGCAAACGGG
Proteins encoded in this region:
- a CDS encoding FAD-binding oxidoreductase; the protein is MSTRLELQSISPVTHDTHHLVFPRPEGFDFAPGQAVDLNLTREGWTDEQRPFTFTNPVDGDTLEFVIKSYPDHDGVTEQIATLTPGETVEVSDPWGAIKDEGPGTFIAGGAGVTPFISILRARLAREGTLEGCRLIFSNKTEADIILRDEFEAMKGLETVWTVTDQSDPGKGVVSMHVDRGFLAPFVEKESGKFYICGPDQMVDEIEATLKELGVEEDRIIREDFD
- the infC gene encoding translation initiation factor IF-3 codes for the protein MNGRIRATEIRLIGAEGENVGVVTPREAMTMAEEAGLDLVEISPNANPPVCKIMDFGKFKYEQQKREAEARKKQKTIEIKEVKFRPGTDVHDYDVKMRNVVKFLENGDKVKVTLRFRGREMAHQDLGLELLNRVRTDVGELGKVENMPKLEGRQMVMMIAPAK
- the ctaA gene encoding heme A synthase produces the protein MSEKRSIFEEVGSEGTTTRAEPKGGMIDAKPRGARRAIRMWLFVLFTLVVAMIAVGGATRLTDSGLSITRWDPISGAIPPMSDADWQAEFTHYKESPQFKYMNPNMTVSEFKGIFWWEWGHRQLGRLIGMVWFIGFIGFWLTKKIPTGWTGRLFSLGVLGGLQGAIGWWMVSSGLVGRMTSVASYRLATHLGLAFIILGLISWFALQLSRPESALLQARRLAEPRLTRIGSVLIGLVFVQIILGALTAGIDAGLAFPTWPSMNGQFLPSESFDYTPIWRNFFENPALVQFMHRMVGYLVFASGLYAAWRARSSAHPRTKEAFALMAAMIFFQMVLGITTALELVNYWWLGLIHQFGAIITWVLVIRARHMARFPLVRSIREGRV
- a CDS encoding carboxypeptidase M32; translated protein: MSAYQDLLAHQRETEALGNIAGLLSWDQEVMMPRGAADQRAEESAALESVLHARRTDPRIEDWLARAEADDAVSARVLDLVGRSYNRATRIPARLATEMARLTSLSQGIWAEARANEDASAFLPTLEEVVRLKREEAECLSEGNLYDALLDDYEPGATSKEIATVFDRMRGPLVELRDRVLGSEVSPQPFDKVFPENAQLRLARKCASAFGYDWTRGRLDMSVHPFSSGGGDDARITTRISESDPFGNIYSTIHEVGHATYEQAINPAYRFTPLGHGVSMGVHESQSRIYENQLGRSAPFTGWLHQRMTDAFGDLGMDTEAFHALVNRVDMGFIRTESDELNYNLHIMLRFDLERDLISGKLEVADLEEAWNARFEQDFGVKVTKPSQGFLQDVHWSVGLFGYFPTYALGNVYAGCLDEAMRAVTPGIDAALAEGDASPAKQWLDENLRVHGGLRTPRQTIQHACGFEPTETPLLAYLTRKFEGIYKL